The Watersipora subatra chromosome 1, tzWatSuba1.1, whole genome shotgun sequence genome has a window encoding:
- the LOC137385486 gene encoding histone acetyltransferase KAT8-like, with protein MVEASEKLEESVRENEAPVNSFIGGKYHVLRIDDLWYPAEVLQTRTLELGEEEFYVHYEGFDRRLDEWVSADRVDFDSKASRISRKESISTYDDLIDKTDRKITRNQKRKHDEINHIQKSYAEMDPTTAELEKEHEAITKVKYIDRIQIGKYEIDTWYFSPYPEEYGKVAKLWICEYCLKYMQLEKTFRYHQGQCKHRQPVGNEIYRKEALSIYEIDSSEHKLYCQNLCLLAKLFLDHKTLYFDVEPFMFYVLTEVDRQGAHIVGYFSKEKESPEGNNLACIMMLPPYQRKGYGKLLIAFSYELSKREGVLGSPEKPLSDLGKLSYRSYWSYVLLKLLGGSRGMVSIKELAQETSISNSDIITTLQSMNMVKYWKGQHVICVTSKTVDELIRDGQFKEPKHPIDPEYLRWTPKRKTTMSHKK; from the exons GTGTTACAGACAAGGACATTGGAGTTAGGCGAAGAGGAGTTTTATGTTCATTATGAGGGTTTCGACCGCCGGCTTGATGAATGGGTGTCAGCTGATCGAGTCGATTTTGACAGTAAAGCTTCCAGAATAAGTCGCAAGGAAAGTATTTCTACCTATGATGACCTTATTGACAAAACAGACCGGAAAATCACGag AAACCAAAAGAGAAAGCATGATGAGATCAACCACATTCAGAAGAGCTATGCCGAGATGGATCCAACAACAGCCGAATTGGAAAAAGAGCATGAGGCTATCACCAAGGTGAAATACATCGATCGAATTCAAATAGGCAAGTATGAGATAGACACGTGGTACTTCTCCCCCTATCCGGAGGAGTATGGTAAGGTTGCTAAATTATGGATATGCGAGTATTGCCTCAAGTATATGCAACTGGAGAAGACTTTTCGATATCACCAGGGACAGTGCAAACACAGACAGCCAGTTGGTAATGAAATTTATCGAAAGGAGGCTTTGTCTATATATGAGATTGATAGCAGTGAGCATAAACTCTATTGCCAAAATCTATGCTTGCTAGCAAAGCTTTTCCTCGATCACAAAACTTTGTACTTTGATGTTGAGCCATTTATGTTCTATGTGTTGACTGAAGTCGACAGACAGGGCGCACATATTGTCGGGTATTTCTCCAAAGAGAAAGAATCTCCAGAAGGGAACAATCTCGCATGCATTATGATGCTGCCTCCATACCAGCGTAAAGGATATGGCAAGCTTCTCATCGCATTCTCATATGAGCTATCGAAGCGGGAGGGAGTGCTCGGCTCACCTGAGAAACCCTTGTCAGACCTTGGCAAGCTTAGTTATCGAAGTTACTGGTCATATGTACTCTTAAAACTGCTGGGAGGCAGCCGAGGTATGGTGTCCATCAAAGAGCTTGCACAGGAGACGAGCATCTCTAATTCTGATATTATAACCACTTTACAGTCGATGAATATGGTAAAATATTGGAAAGGCCAGCACGTTATTTGCGTCACCTCAAAGACAGTCGATGAGTTGATTAGAGATGGACAATTTAAAGAACCTAAGCACCCCATCGACCCGGAATATCTTCGGTGGACACCAAAGCGCAAAACAACGATGTCTCACAAGAAATAA